The Bradyrhizobium betae genomic interval GCTGTTCGACGGGAGCAGGAGCTGCGCGCTACTGCGCGCCCGATCCGCCTTGCACGATCTTCTCGTTCAGCTTCAGGTCCACGGTCTCGACCGTGCGGTCGATCTCGGCATTCGGCACGCCGAGCTGATGCGAGATCAACTTCACCAGCAGGTCGACGCGCTCGATGAAGGGCGCGCCGCTCGCGACCGCGCGCGCGGCCGATGACGGCTTGAGCAGGCTTTCGGCGGCCTTGGCGTATTTGGCGAACGGCACCTGGTCCTGCGGATCGGCGCCGAGCCGCCGGGCGATCGCGTCGACGTGCTCGTAGATCGTCTGCGAGCGCTTGAGATCGCCGTGCACGGCGTCGCGGATCGATTGCGGTTCATGCGGCGTGATGCAGCGGTAATTGCCGGTGAGGAGCATCGACCATTTCGCCAGCGGCACGAACAGCGAGTCGAAAACTTTCAGCTTCACCGGCACGTCGTGGCCGTCGAGCGTCACCGCGTCGATGTCGGCCTCGAGCTCGCGCAGCATCGTGTTGTGTTTCTCGTCGGCGAATACCGATGCCTTGAAATTGGTGGGCAGGCCGACATGGAGCACGTTCGCGGCTTCCTCCGGCGGACGGAAGGCCTGCGGGTCGGGCGAGCACAGCGTCACCAGCCCCGGCTCGAAACGCTCCCACACTTGCGCATTG includes:
- a CDS encoding ketopantoate reductase family protein: MARNILILGASYGSLLGTKLLMAGHNVTLVCRARTAELINRDGTEVRIKLRDEAVHRAIFSRDLPGKLDAVTPADVDLSRYDMVGLAMQEPQYTNHTVRVLMIKIAAAKLPCLSIMNMPPLPYLKRIPALAGMDLEEAYTNAQVWERFEPGLVTLCSPDPQAFRPPEEAANVLHVGLPTNFKASVFADEKHNTMLRELEADIDAVTLDGHDVPVKLKVFDSLFVPLAKWSMLLTGNYRCITPHEPQSIRDAVHGDLKRSQTIYEHVDAIARRLGADPQDQVPFAKYAKAAESLLKPSSAARAVASGAPFIERVDLLVKLISHQLGVPNAEIDRTVETVDLKLNEKIVQGGSGAQ